The following are from one region of the Mannheimia granulomatis genome:
- the proA gene encoding glutamate-5-semialdehyde dehydrogenase has protein sequence MQMKDLAKQAKQASFELAQFGSLQKNQALLTIADNLEQRATEILYANAKDIEFAQSQGISLAIIDRLLLNESRLKSIANDVRNVAKLADPVGQVIDGGVLNSGLKIERQRVPLGVILTIYEARPNVTIDVASLCLKTGNAVILRGGKETKFTNAVLVDVVQDALEKAGLPKLAVQAVTDPDRTLLLELLKLDRYIDMVIPRGGAGLHQFCKENSTIPVIVGGIGVCHLFVEKTADQEKSLDVIANAKTQRPSTCNTLETLLVDKAIAVEFLPKLIARMDSLGVTIHSNDLQKIDGIEPLDVEKLSQEWLSLDLNVVVVNGLEEAVAHIRRYGSQHSEGILTSDYQLARQFVQQVDAAAVYINSSTRFTDGGEFGLGAEVAVSTQKLHARGPMGLEALTTYKWVCESDYLVRG, from the coding sequence ATGCAAATGAAAGACCTTGCCAAGCAAGCTAAACAAGCCAGTTTTGAGCTGGCACAATTCGGTAGTCTGCAAAAAAATCAAGCCTTACTTACTATTGCTGATAATCTTGAACAACGTGCAACAGAAATTTTGTATGCCAATGCGAAGGACATTGAATTTGCTCAATCACAAGGGATATCTTTGGCGATTATTGACCGTTTATTATTAAATGAAAGCCGTTTAAAAAGTATCGCAAATGATGTACGAAATGTAGCGAAATTAGCTGATCCTGTGGGGCAAGTGATAGACGGTGGCGTATTAAATAGCGGATTAAAAATTGAACGCCAACGTGTGCCTTTAGGGGTGATTTTAACCATTTACGAAGCTCGTCCGAATGTCACGATTGATGTCGCTTCCCTTTGCTTAAAAACAGGCAATGCGGTGATTTTACGTGGCGGTAAAGAGACGAAATTTACCAACGCGGTGTTAGTTGATGTGGTGCAAGATGCCCTAGAAAAAGCCGGTTTGCCGAAATTAGCAGTACAGGCAGTAACCGATCCGGATCGCACTTTATTATTAGAATTGCTGAAATTAGATCGCTATATTGATATGGTGATCCCACGTGGCGGAGCAGGTTTGCACCAATTCTGTAAAGAAAATTCCACTATTCCGGTGATTGTTGGTGGTATTGGTGTGTGCCATTTATTTGTGGAGAAAACCGCAGATCAAGAAAAATCCCTTGATGTTATTGCTAATGCCAAAACCCAGCGACCGAGCACCTGCAATACTCTTGAAACCTTATTGGTGGATAAAGCAATCGCCGTTGAGTTTTTACCTAAATTGATCGCAAGAATGGATAGTTTGGGGGTTACTATTCACAGTAACGATTTGCAAAAAATTGATGGAATTGAACCGCTTGATGTAGAAAAGTTAAGCCAAGAATGGCTTTCACTTGATTTAAATGTTGTAGTGGTTAATGGTTTAGAGGAAGCAGTGGCACATATTCGCCGCTATGGTTCGCAACATTCAGAGGGGATTTTAACCTCAGATTACCAACTTGCCCGCCAATTTGTGCAACAAGTGGATGCTGCCGCTGTTTACATTAACTCCAGTACCCGTTTTACTGACGGCGGTGAATTTGGGCTAGGAGCAGAGGTAGCGGTCAGCACCCAAAAATTGCATGCTCGAGGTCCTATGGGGCTTGAAGCATTAACTACCTATAAATGGGTGTGTGAAAGTGATTATTTAGTTAGAGGATAG
- the mutL gene encoding DNA mismatch repair endonuclease MutL: MTNETPKQLIHILPPQLANQIAAGEVVERPASVVKELVENSLDAGANHIQIDIEKGGSQLIRIRDNGCGIAKLDLPLALARHATSKISSLEDLEAILSLGFRGEALASISSVSRLTLTSRTAEQSEAWQAYTQGREMEVEIQPASHPIGTTIEVANLFFNTPARRKFLRTDKTEFTHIDEVVRRIALAKPNISFTLSHNGKIVRQYRKVQDNSVEQQQKRVAAICGDDFIQQATHIDWQHGDLHLHGWIGSPALARPQNDLCYSYVNGRMMRDKTINHAIRQAYGDSIAAGNYPTFVLFLDLDPAMVDVNVHPAKHEVRFHQGRLVHDFILQGVNNSLEQGQTTLALHDELNEPLPPTYGKDTNRQAAGQNIFVESVEFQPTQAVKFSEKNANRSSYTPKFERSHSVSSPAQKWYKELISNNGRNDVPQTESGPKTTLETPNFASNVEIKQDVQTKTASQKISDITPLASHHSQALAIVKNQAILMKENEDFYLISLAQLSQLKFAYQLSKGQSQALLIPLNLTLDEQQAEHWQKYKEELAKLGFSITEKHWQQQTRLTVLSVPQPLREQNLQQLLFALFNQTQAVNLTKFFAKKCEIPTACTLSDVVTQLSEIELYPNGKKEIEEVRKEVDFSHLL; encoded by the coding sequence ATGACAAACGAAACCCCAAAACAACTTATCCATATTCTACCTCCACAACTGGCAAACCAAATTGCTGCCGGTGAGGTGGTGGAACGCCCAGCGTCTGTGGTGAAAGAGTTGGTAGAAAACAGCTTAGATGCCGGAGCAAATCATATTCAAATCGATATTGAAAAAGGCGGCTCGCAGTTAATCCGTATTCGAGATAACGGCTGTGGCATCGCCAAATTAGACTTGCCGTTAGCTCTCGCCCGTCACGCTACCAGTAAAATCAGTAGTCTAGAAGACCTAGAAGCAATCTTAAGTCTTGGATTTCGTGGAGAAGCACTTGCCAGTATCAGCTCGGTTTCACGCCTCACGCTAACCTCTCGCACCGCAGAACAAAGCGAGGCATGGCAAGCCTACACTCAAGGGAGGGAAATGGAAGTGGAAATTCAACCTGCTTCTCACCCAATCGGTACAACCATTGAAGTGGCAAACCTGTTTTTCAATACGCCTGCACGCCGTAAATTTCTACGCACCGATAAAACCGAATTTACCCATATTGATGAAGTGGTTCGCCGCATTGCGCTTGCCAAACCGAATATCAGCTTTACGCTAAGCCACAATGGCAAAATCGTCCGCCAGTACCGCAAAGTACAAGACAACTCGGTTGAACAGCAACAAAAACGAGTTGCCGCGATTTGTGGAGATGACTTTATTCAACAAGCCACTCATATTGACTGGCAACATGGCGATTTACATTTACACGGTTGGATTGGCTCGCCTGCCCTTGCTCGCCCACAAAACGATCTCTGCTATAGCTATGTGAACGGGCGAATGATGCGGGATAAAACCATCAACCACGCCATTCGCCAAGCCTATGGCGACAGCATTGCTGCCGGAAACTATCCAACTTTTGTGTTGTTTTTGGATTTAGATCCGGCTATGGTGGATGTGAACGTTCACCCTGCCAAACATGAAGTACGTTTTCATCAAGGAAGACTGGTACACGATTTTATTTTACAAGGGGTTAACAATAGCCTAGAGCAAGGGCAAACAACTCTAGCTCTGCATGATGAACTCAATGAGCCATTACCACCCACTTATGGAAAAGATACCAACCGCCAAGCGGCAGGACAGAATATCTTTGTAGAATCTGTAGAATTTCAGCCAACACAAGCGGTCAAATTTTCCGAAAAAAATGCAAATCGCTCAAGCTATACGCCTAAATTTGAGCGAAGCCACAGCGTGAGTTCACCAGCTCAAAAATGGTATAAAGAGCTAATCAGCAACAATGGACGAAATGATGTTCCACAAACTGAATCCGGCCCAAAAACCACACTCGAAACACCAAACTTTGCATCAAACGTAGAAATCAAGCAGGATGTTCAAACTAAAACGGCTTCGCAAAAAATTAGCGATATTACACCGCTTGCAAGCCATCATTCACAGGCGTTAGCGATTGTAAAAAACCAAGCAATATTAATGAAAGAGAACGAGGATTTTTACCTTATTTCTCTAGCTCAATTATCACAACTTAAATTTGCTTACCAACTAAGCAAAGGGCAATCTCAAGCGTTATTGATTCCACTTAACCTTACTTTAGATGAGCAACAAGCCGAACATTGGCAAAAGTATAAAGAGGAATTAGCCAAGCTCGGTTTTTCCATTACCGAAAAACATTGGCAACAGCAAACCCGCTTAACGGTGTTATCAGTGCCGCAACCACTTCGGGAGCAGAACTTACAACAGCTTTTATTTGCGTTATTTAACCAAACACAAGCGGTTAATTTAACCAAATTTTTTGCAAAAAAATGCGAAATTCCAACCGCTTGCACGCTGAGTGATGTGGTGACACAGCTCTCAGAAATCGAACTTTACCCGAATGGAAAAAAGGAGATTGAGGAGGTTAGGAAAGAAGTGGATTTTTCTCATTTATTATAG
- a CDS encoding nucleotidyltransferase family protein, translating to MIPSQLLKEKHAEIMAISRQFAIENLRVFGSVAKGIDTEESDLDILVDTTPKTTIFDLCGLQMELEELLGIKVDVLTPRSLPEKFRQQVLNEARVL from the coding sequence ATGATTCCGTCTCAACTTCTAAAAGAAAAACACGCGGAAATTATGGCTATTAGCCGTCAATTTGCAATTGAAAACTTACGCGTTTTTGGCTCTGTTGCCAAAGGAATTGACACCGAAGAAAGTGATTTGGATATTTTAGTTGATACCACACCTAAAACTACAATCTTTGATTTATGTGGTTTACAAATGGAGTTAGAAGAATTATTGGGAATAAAAGTAGATGTGCTTACACCCCGTAGTTTGCCTGAAAAATTCCGCCAGCAGGTATTAAATGAAGCAAGGGTATTATAA
- a CDS encoding DUF86 domain-containing protein, translating into MSTEYRIPDYLEKIRGLCLDIQAFIDGVSLEEFLDDKCIENAVAMSLIAMGEIVTVIHHKHPEFLLEHKHIPWKYMRGMRNIIAHGYFELDFEVIYETANESIPELLTQINELIDKLDK; encoded by the coding sequence ATGAGTACTGAATATCGAATTCCTGATTATTTAGAAAAAATACGTGGTTTATGTCTAGATATTCAAGCCTTTATTGATGGTGTTTCACTTGAAGAATTTCTAGACGATAAATGTATTGAAAATGCAGTTGCAATGAGCTTGATTGCAATGGGTGAAATCGTCACTGTAATTCATCACAAACACCCAGAATTCTTGCTGGAACATAAACACATTCCTTGGAAATATATGCGTGGTATGCGAAATATTATTGCTCACGGTTATTTTGAATTAGATTTTGAAGTGATATATGAAACAGCAAATGAATCAATTCCTGAATTATTAACTCAAATTAATGAATTAATTGATAAATTAGATAAATAA
- the miaA gene encoding tRNA (adenosine(37)-N6)-dimethylallyltransferase MiaA, giving the protein MTQKPLAIFLMGPTASGKTDLAIALRQQLPVEVISVDSALIYKGMDIGTAKPSKAELALAPHRLIDILDPAESYSAMNFHADALREMAEITAQGKIPLLVGGTMLYYKALLEGLSPLPSANPTIRTEIEAKAEQFGWASLHKELAKIDPVAGARINQNDSQRINRALEVFYITGKTMTELTAQQGEALPYNILQFAIAPEDRAVLHQRIEQRFHKMIDLGFEDEVKRLFLRKDLHINLPSIRCVGYRQMWEYLQGDISLDEAIFKGICATRQLAKRQITWLRSWSGEVTWLDSLAPTSSQTKMIEKIDHYLNNCDNI; this is encoded by the coding sequence ATGACTCAAAAACCCCTCGCAATATTTTTAATGGGCCCGACAGCGTCAGGTAAAACCGATTTAGCGATTGCGTTACGCCAGCAATTGCCGGTTGAGGTGATTAGTGTCGATTCCGCCTTAATTTACAAAGGCATGGATATTGGCACGGCGAAACCGAGCAAAGCGGAATTAGCATTAGCTCCTCATCGTTTAATTGATATTTTAGACCCGGCGGAAAGTTATTCAGCGATGAATTTCCACGCCGATGCCCTACGTGAAATGGCAGAAATTACCGCTCAAGGCAAAATTCCGCTGCTTGTCGGCGGCACCATGCTTTATTACAAAGCGTTGCTTGAAGGGTTATCTCCATTGCCTTCTGCCAATCCTACTATTCGAACAGAAATTGAAGCCAAAGCGGAACAATTTGGTTGGGCTAGCTTGCATAAAGAGCTGGCAAAAATCGATCCTGTTGCCGGCGCTAGAATTAACCAAAATGATAGCCAACGGATCAACCGTGCGTTAGAGGTGTTTTACATCACAGGCAAAACAATGACTGAACTCACTGCTCAACAAGGTGAGGCTTTGCCTTATAACATTTTACAATTTGCGATCGCCCCCGAAGATCGCGCTGTTTTACACCAACGTATTGAGCAACGTTTTCATAAAATGATCGATTTAGGCTTTGAGGATGAAGTCAAGCGGTTGTTTTTACGCAAAGATTTACACATTAACTTACCTTCTATTCGTTGTGTGGGTTACCGCCAAATGTGGGAATATCTGCAAGGAGATATTTCACTCGACGAGGCAATATTTAAAGGAATCTGTGCAACCCGGCAGCTGGCTAAACGCCAAATTACATGGCTACGTAGTTGGTCAGGTGAAGTAACTTGGCTTGATAGTTTAGCTCCGACCAGTTCTCAAACAAAAATGATTGAAAAGATCGATCATTATTTAAATAATTGTGATAATATCTAA
- the hfq gene encoding RNA chaperone Hfq produces the protein MAKGQSLQDPYLNALRRERIPVSIYLVNGIKLQGQIESFDQFVILLKNTVSQMVYKHAISTVVPARALSHNNNNNQHQQAQPVAEVTEQTE, from the coding sequence ATGGCAAAAGGTCAATCTTTACAAGATCCATATTTGAATGCACTTCGTCGTGAGCGTATTCCTGTTTCAATTTATTTAGTTAACGGCATTAAATTACAAGGTCAAATCGAGTCTTTCGATCAATTTGTGATTTTATTAAAAAATACAGTAAGCCAAATGGTGTATAAACATGCTATTTCAACGGTTGTTCCTGCTCGTGCATTATCACACAACAATAACAACAACCAACACCAGCAAGCCCAGCCTGTAGCTGAAGTTACTGAACAAACGGAATAA
- the hflX gene encoding ribosome rescue GTPase HflX, whose protein sequence is MLNESLPNSEDDSAFGFALSEASQISAINAQTEHEKDKAILVHLYLGQHKDVENLLEFKTLAESAGVEVLATLTTSRPSPHIKYYVGQGKAEEIADAVESLGATVVLVNHQLSPAQARNLQSLCGCRVVDRTGLILDIFAQRARSHEGKLQVELAQLRHLSTRLVRRVTNQDQQKGGSVGLRGPGETQLETDRRLIKVRIQQLLNRLEKVNKQRNQNRKTRQKADIPTVSLVGYTNAGKSTLFNAITDAGVYAADQLFATLDPTLRRIQVKDVGTTILADTVGFIRFLPHDLVSAFKSTLQETTEATLLLHVIDAADDRKNENIDAVNQVLDEIEALEIPTLLVFNKVDKLEGIEPHIERNDDGTPIAVYLSAQENLGIELLFQAIQERLRSNLVRETVLLPVTAGAIYTQFKAENCIKAEHFNDFGDRILKIEVNEVQWNKWLKQFPELTEYAELAKWDN, encoded by the coding sequence ATGTTAAACGAATCACTGCCAAACTCAGAAGACGATTCTGCGTTTGGCTTTGCTTTATCTGAAGCAAGCCAAATATCAGCAATCAACGCGCAAACCGAACACGAAAAAGACAAAGCCATTCTTGTCCATCTCTATCTTGGTCAACATAAAGATGTGGAAAATCTGCTTGAATTTAAAACCCTTGCCGAATCTGCCGGTGTAGAAGTACTGGCAACGCTGACTACCAGTCGGCCAAGCCCACATATTAAATACTACGTTGGACAAGGCAAAGCAGAGGAAATTGCAGATGCTGTTGAGTCACTTGGAGCTACAGTTGTATTGGTAAACCATCAACTTAGCCCGGCACAGGCTCGTAATCTACAATCGTTATGCGGCTGCCGAGTGGTGGATAGAACAGGGTTGATCCTAGATATTTTTGCTCAACGAGCAAGATCGCACGAAGGGAAATTACAAGTAGAACTGGCACAACTTCGCCATTTATCCACACGTCTTGTCCGCCGTGTCACCAACCAAGATCAGCAAAAAGGTGGATCCGTTGGCTTACGCGGCCCGGGGGAAACGCAGTTAGAGACCGATCGCCGTTTAATTAAAGTACGGATCCAACAACTGTTAAATCGATTAGAAAAGGTCAACAAACAGCGAAACCAAAACCGCAAAACACGTCAAAAAGCAGATATTCCTACCGTCTCATTAGTTGGTTACACTAATGCAGGCAAATCGACCCTTTTTAACGCTATTACTGATGCCGGTGTGTATGCAGCTGATCAGCTATTTGCTACGCTAGATCCTACCCTTAGACGTATTCAAGTGAAAGATGTTGGTACAACTATTCTTGCCGACACGGTAGGTTTTATCCGATTTTTACCGCACGATTTGGTTTCAGCCTTCAAATCTACCCTGCAAGAAACCACTGAAGCAACGCTACTTCTGCACGTTATTGATGCTGCTGATGATCGTAAAAATGAGAATATTGATGCAGTAAATCAAGTACTTGATGAAATTGAGGCATTGGAAATTCCAACACTGTTGGTGTTTAACAAAGTCGATAAGCTAGAGGGGATTGAGCCTCATATTGAGCGAAATGATGACGGCACACCGATTGCGGTTTACCTTTCCGCTCAAGAAAATCTTGGCATTGAGCTACTGTTCCAAGCGATTCAAGAGCGGCTGCGTAGTAATCTAGTGCGAGAAACTGTGCTACTGCCCGTTACCGCAGGAGCAATTTACACTCAATTTAAAGCGGAAAATTGTATTAAGGCAGAGCATTTTAATGATTTCGGCGACCGAATTCTTAAAATTGAAGTGAATGAAGTACAATGGAACAAATGGCTAAAGCAGTTCCCCGAATTGACAGAATATGCCGAATTGGCAAAGTGGGATAATTAA